The Spirosoma foliorum genome has a window encoding:
- a CDS encoding glycosyl transferase, producing the protein MTLAFTICSINYLAQARTLGDSLRQTNPDYQYIIGLVDKLSEANLPAELMPVYPMLEVDKIGIPDFAAMCDRYDITELNTAVKPFFIDYLYNAYPDATEVIYFDPDIIVFKPLEQLNKALKTYSLVLTPHTCSPTPDWERPNEQHHLNTGIFNLGFIGLRNDATARSFVNWWKDRLVYECRIDLCAGLFVDQHWVNFAPVYYDNVLIDQHKGYNVAYWNLHERYLSQNDAGQWQVTSLNDTVYQNDELNVVEPLQFFHYSGYNPERPNEISKYQTRYVFADSGQQKKERPDTKPLFDLYRERLLANHNDQYRQYPCVYIKPPVVLRYLRVRKLLKTPFNRAIALLESR; encoded by the coding sequence ATGACGCTTGCATTTACAATCTGTTCAATCAATTATCTGGCTCAGGCCCGAACCTTAGGCGATTCGCTTCGGCAAACCAATCCTGATTACCAGTATATAATTGGCCTGGTCGATAAATTGAGTGAAGCCAATTTACCGGCGGAGTTGATGCCTGTTTATCCCATGCTTGAAGTTGACAAGATCGGGATTCCTGACTTTGCCGCCATGTGCGACCGTTATGATATAACGGAACTCAATACGGCTGTCAAGCCATTTTTTATTGATTATCTCTATAATGCATATCCTGACGCCACCGAGGTTATTTATTTTGACCCCGATATTATTGTTTTCAAACCACTGGAACAGCTTAACAAAGCCTTAAAAACATATAGCTTAGTTTTAACTCCCCATACCTGTTCGCCCACGCCCGATTGGGAGCGCCCTAACGAGCAACACCACCTAAATACAGGTATTTTCAACCTTGGCTTTATTGGCTTACGCAACGATGCTACTGCACGCAGCTTCGTTAACTGGTGGAAAGATCGGCTCGTGTATGAATGCCGAATTGACTTGTGCGCAGGCCTTTTCGTAGATCAGCACTGGGTAAATTTTGCGCCGGTTTATTACGACAATGTCTTAATCGACCAACACAAAGGTTACAATGTAGCTTACTGGAATCTGCATGAACGCTATCTATCGCAAAATGATGCGGGTCAATGGCAGGTGACTAGCCTTAATGATACTGTATATCAGAACGACGAGCTTAACGTAGTAGAGCCGCTACAATTTTTCCACTATAGTGGCTATAACCCCGAGCGGCCGAATGAGATTTCTAAATATCAGACCCGGTATGTCTTTGCCGATTCGGGTCAGCAAAAAAAGGAACGGCCTGATACAAAACCCTTATTCGATTTGTATCGAGAACGGCTTTTGGCGAATCATAATGATCAATATCGACAATATCCTTGCGTTTATATTAAGCCTCCCGTAGTTCTTCGCTATCTTCGAGTTCGCAAATTGCTAAAAACACCTTTTAATCGAGCGATTGCGCTGTTAGAATCTCGTTAA
- a CDS encoding acetyltransferase: MAKVIIFGVMDTAELAHFYLTHDSEHEVVAFTVSREYMNGTEFQGLPLVAFEEIETLFSPKEYKFFAPMTGRNMNRNRERIYLEAKAKGYEFISYISSKATLFGNQIGENCFILEDNTIQPFTTIGNNVVLWSGNHIGHHGQIKDHVFFTSHVVMSGHCVIEPYCFFGVNSTIRDYLHVATGTLLAMAAAIYKDTEEWGMYLGNPAKKLPKPSYEAY; encoded by the coding sequence ATGGCAAAAGTTATCATTTTCGGGGTAATGGATACGGCTGAACTGGCCCACTTCTACCTTACGCACGATTCGGAACACGAAGTAGTGGCTTTTACGGTTAGCCGGGAATACATGAACGGCACTGAATTCCAGGGATTGCCGTTGGTGGCGTTTGAGGAGATAGAAACACTGTTTTCGCCGAAGGAATACAAATTTTTCGCGCCTATGACGGGTCGGAACATGAACCGGAATCGCGAACGAATTTACCTCGAAGCCAAAGCGAAAGGATACGAATTCATTTCCTATATCAGTTCAAAGGCAACACTCTTCGGGAATCAGATTGGCGAAAATTGCTTCATTCTGGAAGATAATACCATTCAGCCGTTCACCACGATTGGCAACAATGTTGTTCTTTGGAGCGGTAACCACATTGGCCATCATGGACAAATCAAGGATCACGTTTTCTTTACATCACACGTGGTAATGTCAGGGCATTGTGTGATCGAACCTTACTGCTTTTTTGGCGTCAATAGTACCATTCGCGATTACCTACATGTTGCAACCGGCACTCTTTTAGCAATGGCAGCCGCCATTTATAAAGACACCGAAGAATGGGGTATGTACCTGGGCAATCCGGCAAAAAAACTCCCCAAACCAAGTTACGAAGCCTATTGA
- a CDS encoding glycosyltransferase family 4 protein encodes MKVLFDHQSFTGLPYGGVSRYFFELMRSFAKRSDIDFELSLRLSNNEYLNQASFSNHIRYPRLAHMHNAHRAASVLNRLYSKQRIRSGKFDIFHPTYYHRYFLDSIGSKPFVLTFFDATSERFGDQYPELGEGIYETKKQLLRRADCVICISEFSKQDLLRYFPVDPDKVKVVLLGTTMDEYVAPSKREASPLAAPYLLYVGKRGLYKNFNGFFRAIQPVLHQHPDLHIICAGGGAFTPNEQALFHAARLSERVHFRPLTDEGLVTLYQHARAFVFPSLNEGFGIPVLEAYSAGCPVVLSDRSSLPEVGADAAIYFDPEDDDSMAHAIERIVTDDALFANLRQKGTERLRDFSCDKTAQQTLEVYQSLR; translated from the coding sequence ATGAAAGTACTCTTCGACCATCAATCGTTCACGGGCCTGCCCTATGGGGGTGTTTCCCGCTATTTTTTTGAACTGATGCGTTCGTTTGCCAAACGGTCAGACATTGACTTTGAGCTATCGCTACGGCTATCGAATAATGAATATTTAAATCAGGCATCGTTTAGTAACCATATACGCTATCCAAGGTTGGCTCATATGCACAATGCGCATCGGGCTGCCTCAGTTCTTAATCGGCTGTATAGTAAACAACGGATTCGCTCAGGTAAATTTGATATTTTCCACCCAACCTATTACCACCGCTATTTCCTGGACTCGATCGGCTCTAAACCATTTGTGCTCACCTTTTTCGATGCCACCAGCGAACGATTTGGTGATCAATATCCAGAATTAGGTGAGGGGATTTATGAGACGAAAAAACAACTCCTGCGCCGGGCTGATTGTGTTATCTGCATCTCTGAATTCTCGAAGCAGGATCTGCTTCGTTACTTCCCGGTTGATCCCGATAAAGTAAAGGTTGTTTTGCTGGGCACAACAATGGATGAGTATGTAGCTCCCTCCAAACGGGAAGCCTCTCCCCTCGCGGCTCCCTATTTACTGTATGTAGGAAAGCGTGGTTTATATAAAAATTTCAACGGTTTTTTCCGAGCCATTCAACCCGTTTTACATCAGCACCCCGATTTGCACATTATTTGCGCGGGCGGAGGGGCCTTTACGCCCAATGAACAAGCCTTATTTCATGCCGCCCGCCTTAGTGAACGAGTTCACTTTCGCCCCCTCACAGATGAGGGCTTGGTGACGCTCTATCAGCACGCGCGTGCCTTTGTTTTTCCATCTTTGAACGAAGGGTTTGGTATTCCAGTTTTGGAGGCTTACAGTGCAGGATGCCCAGTGGTATTAAGCGACCGGAGTTCGCTGCCCGAAGTAGGTGCCGATGCTGCTATTTATTTCGATCCAGAAGATGATGATTCGATGGCCCATGCCATTGAACGCATCGTAACCGACGATGCACTCTTTGCCAACCTGCGCCAGAAAGGGACTGAGCGCCTTCGTGATTTTTCGTGTGACAAAACTGCTCAGCAAACGCTGGAGGTTTATCAATCTCTGCGCTAG
- a CDS encoding glycosyltransferase: MTTSAQPTISIALCTYNGMAYLPTQWESLLNQQLLPNEVVISDDRSTDGTGSLLEQFAAEAPFSVRILGNQTRLGYNKNFERALAACTCDLIFICDQDDFWLPEKIRTMTQYMIDHPDVQVTFCDAWVTDENLEGRQNRFWEAVLFDKETQERWKAGETMDVLLDGNRMMGCASVIRRTFLPTVLPIPGKIPGYIYDGWIALVAATQNVINFIDQPLQLYRTHVQQQVGVRPQEVGARIRLRDRLTRHRNRKLAPLLTKQVQLSTINDLLTKRVPANSPGLPQLRQRLAHFSLRSNLAPNRLKRIVPVLTNLVKGNYRRYADPAANWYAPLLAVLGDILE, translated from the coding sequence ATGACTACATCTGCGCAACCAACAATCTCCATTGCCCTTTGTACCTACAATGGTATGGCCTACTTGCCAACTCAATGGGAAAGTTTGCTTAATCAACAACTGTTACCCAACGAAGTTGTCATTTCTGACGACCGTTCAACGGATGGCACCGGCAGTTTACTTGAGCAATTTGCTGCAGAGGCCCCTTTCTCTGTGCGTATTTTAGGGAATCAAACTCGTTTGGGCTACAATAAAAATTTTGAACGAGCCCTGGCGGCCTGCACTTGCGATTTAATTTTTATCTGTGATCAGGATGATTTCTGGCTACCCGAAAAAATCCGCACAATGACTCAATACATGATTGATCATCCTGATGTCCAGGTCACTTTTTGTGACGCCTGGGTAACGGACGAAAATCTTGAAGGACGTCAGAATCGGTTTTGGGAAGCCGTTCTTTTCGACAAAGAAACTCAGGAACGATGGAAAGCAGGTGAAACAATGGATGTATTGTTGGATGGAAACCGTATGATGGGTTGTGCCAGCGTGATTCGTCGGACATTTTTGCCCACTGTATTACCAATTCCAGGAAAAATTCCGGGTTATATTTATGATGGTTGGATTGCATTAGTAGCTGCTACCCAGAACGTAATTAATTTCATCGATCAACCACTACAGCTTTACCGTACCCACGTTCAACAACAAGTGGGCGTACGTCCGCAAGAAGTTGGCGCTCGAATACGGTTACGGGATCGCCTAACTCGCCACCGAAACCGAAAACTTGCTCCGCTACTCACAAAACAGGTTCAACTAAGCACGATTAATGACTTGTTGACCAAACGAGTTCCTGCAAATTCACCAGGTCTACCTCAACTCCGACAGCGCCTGGCTCATTTCAGCCTGCGGAGTAATTTAGCACCAAATCGACTAAAACGTATCGTGCCTGTACTCACTAATTTGGTCAAAGGCAATTACCGGCGCTATGCCGATCCTGCAGCCAATTGGTATGCTCCTTTATTAGCCGTTTTGGGCGATATACTCGAATAA
- a CDS encoding acyltransferase family protein produces the protein MAIRPSGYMPQLDSLRTFAVMLVIIYHWFPTGEGINRLPNGSIGVVIFFVLSGFLITRILLQSRDLIQLGEYSFKNTYRNFFIRRILRLLPLYYLAITFVWLVLPDASDIDEHPLVYYLYGYNFLLNKTGNWADILSPFWTLAVEEQLYLIWPCIVLLVPKNYFRWAILAMIVLGIASRAYGYTQGSLDGVLTPACLDTFGIGALWAYVVVDHPNSIDSFLKKLTIAAGLALLGFVGLLFLPNDHLLAVLFQRTLISILALFIIARASLGFKGLVGQVLNSSVLQYFGRISYGLYVFHMLVPSYGMKILFAISNRIHLSLTLGYWSHRFVSLLLLLVVASLSWYLFEKPLQNLKRHFIQKRTSELVS, from the coding sequence ATGGCAATACGTCCCTCTGGCTATATGCCCCAATTAGATTCGCTACGGACGTTTGCGGTTATGCTAGTGATTATTTATCACTGGTTTCCAACGGGCGAAGGCATCAATCGATTGCCCAACGGCTCGATAGGTGTTGTGATTTTTTTTGTCCTTAGTGGCTTTCTCATCACCCGAATTCTTCTCCAAAGCAGAGACCTGATTCAGCTGGGCGAGTATTCATTTAAGAATACCTATCGCAATTTTTTCATTCGACGCATCCTTCGTCTTTTACCGCTCTATTACCTGGCTATTACCTTCGTCTGGCTAGTACTTCCCGACGCTTCGGATATTGATGAACACCCTTTAGTCTATTATTTATACGGATACAATTTCCTGCTTAACAAAACCGGAAATTGGGCTGATATATTATCTCCTTTCTGGACGCTGGCGGTCGAGGAGCAACTGTACCTCATTTGGCCCTGCATCGTCTTATTAGTTCCAAAAAACTACTTTCGCTGGGCTATTTTGGCCATGATTGTGTTGGGGATAGCTTCACGCGCTTACGGGTATACGCAAGGGAGTCTTGATGGCGTTCTGACGCCTGCCTGTTTAGATACGTTTGGGATAGGTGCTTTGTGGGCTTACGTGGTTGTTGATCATCCCAACTCAATCGATTCCTTTCTGAAAAAATTAACCATTGCCGCCGGATTAGCACTCCTTGGTTTCGTGGGTTTACTTTTCTTACCCAATGATCATTTATTAGCCGTTTTGTTCCAACGAACACTCATCTCGATACTTGCTCTATTTATCATTGCCCGAGCAAGCCTGGGTTTCAAAGGTCTGGTTGGGCAGGTACTTAATAGCTCTGTTCTTCAGTATTTTGGACGAATCAGCTACGGGCTTTATGTATTTCATATGCTTGTTCCGTCTTATGGCATGAAGATACTATTCGCTATTAGTAATCGCATCCACCTCTCCTTGACTTTAGGGTATTGGTCACATCGTTTTGTAAGTTTGTTATTGCTGCTGGTAGTAGCATCGCTTTCCTGGTATCTGTTTGAGAAACCTTTGCAAAACCTAAAGCGTCATTTTATTCAGAAAAGAACGAGTGAATTAGTGAGTTAG
- a CDS encoding glycosyltransferase family 2 protein gives MNSSNNTLQDFVTSPYRLQGNSVADSKVYPKLTIVTPSFNQAQYLERTILSVLNQHYPNLEYFIMDGGSTDGSLDIIKKYEPYLAGWVSEKDRGQTDAINKGFRLATGDYVAFQNSDDVFAPDALSRVAEAWRKAPTTDVFFGDMYIIDEADVILEEMRAPEFCVECQLYEGMQVFNQSLFIRRERLEQFGLLDESLRFVIDYEIIARLGVQSGIKFRHVNGFWGGFRVQPDAKSSTIAATVGLQEHKFVKEKYLPSLTSSLGASFWQRYCRLRKLLTFVLKGEWGYVRHRLTLNRSRH, from the coding sequence ATGAATTCTTCGAACAACACCTTACAGGATTTTGTGACTTCGCCGTATCGTCTGCAAGGAAATTCCGTCGCCGATTCGAAAGTCTACCCGAAGTTAACGATCGTAACGCCTTCGTTTAATCAGGCTCAATACCTCGAACGAACGATTTTGAGCGTCCTGAATCAGCACTATCCAAACCTTGAGTATTTTATTATGGATGGTGGATCTACAGACGGTAGTCTTGACATCATAAAAAAATATGAACCCTATCTGGCCGGATGGGTTAGTGAAAAAGATCGTGGTCAAACTGACGCCATAAATAAAGGATTTCGATTGGCCACAGGCGATTACGTTGCCTTTCAGAACTCCGACGATGTATTTGCTCCTGATGCCCTTAGCCGGGTAGCTGAAGCCTGGCGTAAAGCCCCGACTACCGACGTTTTTTTTGGAGATATGTATATCATCGACGAAGCCGACGTTATTTTAGAGGAGATGCGTGCCCCTGAGTTTTGTGTAGAATGTCAGCTTTACGAAGGTATGCAGGTATTTAATCAGTCGTTATTTATCCGACGCGAACGTTTAGAGCAATTCGGGTTACTCGACGAAAGCCTGAGATTTGTGATCGATTACGAAATCATAGCACGTCTGGGTGTTCAATCTGGCATAAAGTTTCGGCATGTGAATGGGTTTTGGGGAGGATTCCGGGTACAGCCAGATGCGAAATCGTCGACGATTGCCGCAACGGTTGGCCTCCAGGAACATAAGTTCGTGAAGGAAAAATACCTTCCTAGCTTAACCTCATCGTTAGGGGCATCATTCTGGCAACGTTATTGCCGACTTCGCAAACTACTGACTTTTGTACTGAAAGGTGAATGGGGCTATGTCCGTCATCGGCTTACCCTAAATCGGTCCAGGCATTAA
- a CDS encoding DUF5672 family protein codes for MKSSNKVSVNVVLPIYKPQLTDYERISLTQCLRVLGNYPIWLATPHSLDISAYRELEPSLQARTFDESYFTDIQGYNRLMLSADFYQAFDDQEYLLIYQLDAFVFQDDLAYWCQQNYDYIGAPWLRDRDFTGIGDYIWFSIKQQIATWFNLKKEDGITPREIINLNGVGCGGFSLRRVPAMLRCLEPFKDKIAEYNRIDLHHYHEDVFWGIEVNRHWPRLRIPKYRKALHFAIEFFPKWAVEHYNQGRLPFGCHAWNIHGTEYWRPIFAQYGYKI; via the coding sequence ATGAAGTCGTCGAATAAAGTTAGTGTAAATGTGGTTTTACCTATTTACAAACCACAGCTTACTGATTATGAGCGCATCTCATTGACCCAATGCTTACGGGTATTGGGTAATTACCCAATTTGGCTAGCTACTCCGCATTCATTGGATATTTCGGCTTACCGGGAACTAGAGCCGTCGTTGCAGGCCCGGACATTCGATGAAAGTTATTTCACCGATATCCAGGGTTATAATCGACTCATGCTATCTGCCGACTTTTATCAAGCCTTTGATGACCAGGAGTATCTACTAATTTATCAATTGGATGCTTTTGTATTTCAGGATGATCTGGCCTATTGGTGTCAGCAAAACTACGATTATATAGGAGCCCCCTGGTTGCGTGACCGAGACTTTACGGGTATTGGTGACTACATCTGGTTTAGCATTAAACAGCAGATAGCGACCTGGTTTAATCTCAAAAAAGAAGATGGTATAACCCCTCGGGAAATTATTAATCTGAACGGCGTTGGCTGTGGTGGTTTCTCACTTCGACGAGTACCAGCGATGTTACGTTGTCTGGAGCCCTTTAAGGATAAAATTGCTGAGTACAACCGCATTGATCTGCACCATTATCACGAAGATGTTTTCTGGGGTATTGAAGTAAATCGTCACTGGCCTCGACTACGTATTCCTAAATACAGAAAGGCCTTACATTTTGCTATTGAGTTTTTTCCGAAATGGGCTGTTGAACATTATAATCAAGGGCGTTTACCATTCGGTTGTCATGCATGGAATATCCATGGAACAGAGTACTGGCGTCCTATTTTCGCCCAATACGGTTACAAAATATGA
- a CDS encoding WbqC family protein, producing the protein MTLAIMQPYFLPYIGYMQLMSAVDTFVLYDDVAFINRGWINRNRLLINGQEYLFTVPLKDASQNKRINEVHLADDPKWRSKLLKTIEQGYRKAPYYQTVMPLTEKIINFTTDSIADLVHFSLVELNQYLGLTTRLVQSSTIYANEDMKAQARILDICRQENAQRYINPIGGTELYDKPTFDQAGIQLNFIKSNRVEYPQFKNEFVPWLSIIDVFMFNDIATVRTMLTEYELV; encoded by the coding sequence ATGACGCTTGCCATCATGCAACCTTATTTTCTGCCCTACATCGGCTACATGCAGCTCATGAGCGCTGTTGATACATTTGTGTTGTACGATGATGTAGCGTTTATAAACCGAGGTTGGATAAACCGGAATCGGTTACTTATAAACGGGCAGGAATACCTGTTTACCGTTCCATTGAAAGATGCCAGCCAGAATAAACGCATTAATGAAGTGCATCTGGCCGACGATCCGAAGTGGCGTAGTAAGTTGTTAAAAACGATTGAACAGGGTTATCGGAAAGCGCCCTATTATCAAACGGTGATGCCGCTAACCGAAAAAATTATCAATTTTACCACCGATTCAATTGCTGATCTGGTCCATTTTAGCCTGGTTGAACTGAATCAGTATTTGGGTCTAACGACTCGCCTGGTACAATCATCTACGATCTATGCTAATGAGGACATGAAAGCCCAGGCGCGTATACTGGACATTTGTCGGCAGGAAAACGCACAGCGTTATATTAATCCAATTGGCGGAACCGAGTTGTACGACAAACCGACGTTTGATCAGGCAGGTATCCAATTGAATTTTATTAAGTCTAATCGGGTCGAGTATCCTCAATTCAAAAACGAATTTGTTCCCTGGTTATCCATCATCGATGTATTCATGTTTAACGACATCGCCACAGTAAGGACGATGTTGACTGAGTATGAATTAGTATAA
- a CDS encoding glycosyltransferase family 9 protein, translating to MADWSRIQQLWTYRFHKYTHIIGKFWSAAIKYEQLRRLKQKLGSRQLVVIILSEQMGDIIACEPVAREVRRLHPDDHIIWMVRKPYAELVSHHPDLDGFLIEKCPGERVRLLRSGIFDKVYNMHISHRKCKYCLEDPINPISDGIGLNFDNYYDRGDLLYMFSQAAGLPAITADPKMYIPKSVQEKVQSLNLLPGPIVIHCQSSHIMRDWPAANWTKLVKWLLATYPYPIIEIGLTPTVTEEHPQFRNLCGQLSLLETAEVIRQARLFIGIDSGPAHMANAMETEGIILLGKLFDFVDYLPYSGRFKRGEGVTILNDYGHPCAELPYSWVQDAVQERLGQPKFV from the coding sequence ATGGCAGATTGGTCACGTATCCAGCAACTCTGGACGTATCGCTTTCACAAGTACACCCACATCATCGGGAAGTTCTGGTCAGCTGCCATTAAGTATGAGCAGTTGCGTCGGCTCAAACAGAAGTTGGGATCTCGGCAGTTGGTTGTTATTATCCTTTCGGAGCAAATGGGCGACATTATTGCCTGTGAACCCGTTGCCCGTGAAGTTCGTCGGCTTCATCCTGATGATCATATTATCTGGATGGTGCGCAAACCGTACGCAGAATTAGTAAGCCACCACCCGGATCTGGATGGTTTTCTGATTGAAAAATGCCCCGGTGAACGAGTACGGCTACTGCGATCAGGTATTTTCGATAAAGTGTATAACATGCACATCTCACACAGAAAGTGCAAATACTGCCTCGAAGACCCGATTAATCCAATTTCTGATGGTATTGGCCTAAATTTTGATAATTACTACGATCGGGGTGATCTATTGTACATGTTTTCACAGGCGGCTGGCTTACCGGCCATCACTGCCGATCCAAAGATGTACATCCCGAAATCTGTTCAGGAAAAGGTACAGTCGTTGAATTTACTGCCCGGTCCGATTGTCATTCATTGCCAGTCGAGCCATATCATGCGCGACTGGCCTGCCGCAAATTGGACTAAACTTGTGAAGTGGCTACTAGCGACTTATCCTTATCCAATCATTGAAATTGGCTTAACTCCGACTGTAACTGAAGAACACCCACAGTTTCGAAACTTATGCGGCCAGTTGAGCTTGCTCGAAACGGCTGAAGTAATCCGACAGGCTCGCCTGTTTATAGGTATTGACAGTGGCCCCGCTCATATGGCAAATGCTATGGAAACAGAGGGCATTATTTTACTAGGCAAGCTGTTCGACTTTGTCGATTATCTGCCTTATTCTGGTCGTTTCAAACGGGGAGAAGGGGTAACCATTCTTAACGATTATGGCCATCCATGTGCCGAGCTACCTTATAGCTGGGTTCAGGATGCTGTTCAGGAACGATTAGGCCAACCCAAATTTGTATGA
- a CDS encoding glycosyltransferase codes for MHILLIGHDANRAGAPLVLLNIMRLLKAEGLQMHLLLGEGGPILADYQAICPVTIWPAPKPYVLNALADKVLGKLGLWQQFHDRQQEARQREIQTQLALESIDLVLVNTVASSHLFSQLAIPDKTPVVTFVHELAMSVRIYSKPDELAHLLKRTTHLLAVSRATALYYEQEHGFDSARISLYTLIDTPVLARNVQQARDQPGLYSALGLPADALIVGGCGNAEWRKGNDLFISLARQVIGRTQAAVTDCGLHFVWVGMPPGSLHDDLLLDIQKAGLTNQVHLIPPTPDVLRYMSRFDVFVLCSREDPYPLVVFEAGLCGIPVVCFEGAGGSPELVEDDGGFIVPYLDLDTMSSQVVALLQQPDLRHKLGHRLGQKILERHPAKQSVETLVTLFNQLTIK; via the coding sequence ATGCATATACTTCTTATTGGCCACGATGCCAATCGCGCCGGTGCGCCACTTGTTCTGCTTAATATAATGCGTTTGCTAAAGGCTGAGGGCCTGCAAATGCATCTGTTACTTGGCGAAGGTGGCCCAATCTTAGCTGATTATCAGGCTATCTGCCCCGTAACAATCTGGCCTGCTCCCAAGCCCTATGTCCTGAACGCACTGGCAGATAAAGTGTTGGGCAAGCTCGGTCTATGGCAGCAGTTTCATGATCGGCAACAAGAAGCCCGACAGCGTGAAATACAGACACAATTAGCTCTGGAATCCATTGATCTGGTGTTGGTTAACACCGTTGCCAGTAGTCACTTGTTCAGTCAGTTAGCAATTCCAGATAAAACACCGGTTGTCACATTCGTACACGAACTGGCGATGTCGGTCAGGATTTATTCGAAGCCCGACGAACTGGCTCATCTGCTAAAGCGAACAACTCATTTACTGGCTGTTTCGCGAGCAACGGCTCTCTATTATGAGCAAGAACATGGCTTCGATTCAGCCCGTATAAGCCTTTATACACTCATTGATACGCCTGTACTGGCGCGAAATGTTCAACAAGCGCGCGATCAACCAGGTTTGTATTCCGCCTTGGGTCTGCCTGCAGATGCGTTGATAGTGGGGGGATGCGGAAATGCAGAGTGGCGAAAAGGAAATGATTTATTTATCTCGCTGGCTCGGCAAGTAATTGGCCGGACGCAGGCAGCAGTAACTGACTGTGGTCTGCATTTTGTTTGGGTTGGCATGCCCCCCGGTTCACTGCACGATGATTTACTGCTGGATATTCAAAAAGCTGGCCTTACTAATCAGGTTCATTTAATTCCGCCCACGCCCGATGTGTTGCGCTACATGAGCCGGTTCGATGTATTTGTCCTTTGTTCCCGCGAAGACCCTTACCCGTTAGTTGTTTTTGAAGCTGGTTTATGTGGCATTCCGGTTGTCTGCTTCGAGGGCGCTGGAGGTTCTCCCGAACTGGTTGAAGACGATGGCGGCTTTATTGTTCCTTACCTTGACCTCGACACGATGAGCAGTCAAGTAGTAGCGTTACTTCAACAGCCTGATCTTCGTCATAAGCTAGGACATCGACTCGGTCAAAAGATACTGGAACGTCACCCTGCGAAGCAGAGTGTTGAAACTCTCGTAACTTTGTTCAATCAACTGACTATTAAATAG